The window CCATGGCCCCACCGACCGAAACCGCATAGCAGACATAAAAACGGGTTTGGGCATGTTCATTGAGGCCGCGCATGTAACCAACACAGTAAAAACCGGCGAGAATCCATAAAAAGGAGGCCGTACCGGCAAACATGATACCGAGTCCATCAAGATGAAACTTGATATTGACCCCGGGATAAAGGGTCGCCAGGGTGTATTCATAAGTTCCACCGCTGAGAATCTGCGGCAACAGCGTCAGTACCGAGAGAAAGGTCAGCAGGGCTCCGATTACCGACCAGGATTCCCTGAGGTTCGGTCTTTTGCCGGAAAACATGACCAGCAGAGCCGTCAACATCGGCAGGGCGGAGGTGAGCAGGATTTTACTGGTAATAATCGTATCCATATTCAAGAAATACCTCTTGTCCCCGCTTAGCCGCGCAGATCGCTGATCTGCTCCGGATCGGATGTTTTATATTTACGGTAGACGGCAAAAATCAAGCTTACGGCAATCGCCGCTTCAGCTGCGGCCAAGCCCATAATAAACAAAGCAAAAATCTGCCCCACGGCCGGGTCCGGCGCCAGAAAACGATTGAAGGCCATAAAATTCAAACCGGCGCCGTTCAAAATCAACTCAATCGAAATCAGCATGCCGATCAGGCTGCGATGCTGCATCATCCCGTACAACCCCAGGCAAAGCAGGACCACGGCAACAACCAGATATGTATGAAGGTTACCACTAATCACTTTTCAGCCCCCTGCGTTTTCCGTTCCAGGTAATCGCCACGGCTCCGACTATCGCGATTAACAGAACTACCGAAATTAGTTCAAAAGCCAAACCAAAACGATTCACCAGCGTTTTTCCGAGGAAAGCCAGACTGTAATCCCCGGAGCCCGCCCCGGCGGCCTTTACCCACTGAGTGCGCGCCAGACCGAACAACAGGACTCCGGAAGTCAGCAGGACGGTAATCACTGCCAGAATCGTATTTTCAGGACCAATGGCATATTCCGCCAACTGCCTGGGGGTATAGCCGACCATGATCCCGAAGACTATCATAATACAGACGGCGCCGACGTAAATCAGAATCTGCATCAAAGCAAGAAAGGGACTGTTGAGATAGAGATAGAGACCGGCCACTCCGAACATAGCCATTGCCAACCCCATCACGGCTTTTATCAGGATATGGGAACTGACGGCCACCAGCGCCCCGAAGCCAATCAGGAGCAGAAAAAGGTAGAAAAAAATCTCAGTTAAAATTCCGTAAGCCATCAGTTGCCTCCGGCGGACGCGGCATGAGGTTGTTGCTGCCGGCGCTGAAGCCGCGCAATCAGATCATAGTGAAACTCTTCCCGACTGAAGCCCGCGATGTTATAGTCTTGTGAATAGTCAATCGCCCCTTTGGGACAGGCTTCAACACAACTGCCGCAGAGGCTGCACTTGGTAAAATCAAGGGCGAAGACCGTCAGGGTTTTGGTTTTTTCCCCATCTTTCTTTTCACCTTCGACCGCAATACAGCCGGAGGGGCAGGAACGGGCGCACATTCCACAGACAATACAGTCGCAGATTCCGCTGTCCGGATTCACAACCAATTCGATATGCCCACGATAGTTGGGCGTGATGTCACATTTCTGGCGCGGGTACTGGACCGTCACCAAGGGTTGCAGCATCGCCTTGAAGGTTACTTTCAGACCGATCAGCAGACTCTTGCCGCCGAACCAAAGTTCTCCGAAATATCCTCGATTATTCATATCAGTTTAACCACTACTGCGGTGACAAGAAGATTAGCCAGAGAAAAAGGAATCAAATATTTCCAACAAAAAGTCATCAGCTGGTCGAAACGCACCCGGGGATAGGTCCAGCGAATCCAGATCATGAAAAAAAGCAAGCCATAGACCTTGAGCAGAAACCAGATGACTCCGGTATAGTCGCCAAATGGTAACGGAATCCCTTTCCACCCCCCGAGAAATAAAATGGTGGCGATCGAGCAAACCGTAAACATATTGGCGTATTCGGCGAGAAAGAAGAAACTGAATCCCATACCGCTGTACTCGGTATGGAAGCCGGCAGTCAGCTCACTTTCGGCCTCCGGCATATCAAAGGGGGCGCGGTTGGTCTCCGCCAGACCCGAAATAAAATAGATAATAAACGCCACCGGCTGAACCAGGATGAACCAGTAATATTTCTGCGCTGCAATAATCCCCTGCAAGCTGAAAGTACTGGTCATCAAAACCACTGCAAGCAGGGAAAGCAGCATTGGAATCTCGTAGGAGACCGCCTGGGCGACGGAGCGAAAGGTACCAAACAGGGAATATTTGTTATTTGAAGCCCAGCCGGCCACAAGAATGGCGATAACATTAATCGAGGTCATAGCGAGGACAAAAATCAGGCTGACATCCATGGATACAGCCTGAATTTTACGACTGAAGGGTATTACCGCAAAAGGCAGAACGCAGGGAGCAAAAGAAAGCAATGGAGCTAAGCGGAACAGAAATCGGTGGGCTCCTTCAGGCACCACCAACTGTTTACCGATCAGTTTCAGACCATCGACCAGCAGCTGCAGAACCCCGTGCGGACCGACTTCCATCAGACCGGGACGACGCTGAATATGAGCCGAAACCTTTCGCTCCATGTAACCGAGCAACATGGCATTGAGAAAGACAAACGCCACCACCAAAACCGCGGCGCTGATCATGCGTAATAACTCAGGGGGCATAACGCTTACTCCAGTCTAGAAGAACCGATACAGGTAAAAAGCCTTTGCAGTTGGGTTTAACGGACGATGGACGATGCCGGACTCACATCAGCGACTTTAGACAAAACCAGCCCGCCCTCAACCTTGATTCTAACGGTCAATCTCCGGAATTACGAGGTCCATGCTGCCCATGGAAGTAACCAGGTCAGCCAGCAGAATGCCTCGTCCCAACTCGGGCAGCACACTCAGATTGGAATAGGACGGCACCCTGATTTTCAAGCGATAGGGAATCTCGCCGCCGCCGCTGACCAGATAATAAGTCAACTCCCCCCGAGCCGCCTCTACCGCAAAACTCCCATCACCATTGGGCAGTTTGAGTTTTTTCGGCACCTTGCCGAGACAGGGTCCCTTCGGCAGCTGATCCAGAGCCTGTTCGATAATACGCAGGCTCTGCTCAATCTCCTGCAAACGCACCATGTAGCGGTCAAGAGAGTCTCCGTTAGTTCCGGTCGGAATTTCAAAGTCGAGCTGGGGATAAATAGAATAAGGCTCATTTTTACGAATATCGTAAGCGATTCCGGAGCCGCGCAGAACCGGCCCGGTAACCCCGTAACGCATGGCCATGTCAGCCGAAATCACCCCGACCCCCTCGGCCCTTTTGATGAAAATGATATTACCGGTAACCAGTTTATTGTACACCTCGAAGCGCTCCCGCTGCCGCTTGATAAAGGCCCGGGTACGTTCAACGAATTTGTCGTCGATATCCCGGCAGACTCCACCCACCCGGAAATAACAGTAAGTCAGCCGTGACCCGGTAACGTCTTCAAGAATATCAAGGACCTGCTCACGATCGTCAAAGGTATAGAGAATCGGCGTAAAGGCGCCCAGATCCAGAAGGAAGGCTCCCAGCCAGAGATGATGACTGACAATCCGATTCAGCTCGGAAGTGATGACCCGGATATACTCGGCCCGAGCCGGCACTTCAATCCCGCAAAGCCGCTCGAAAAGAGCGACAAATCCGTGATTATAGGGCAGGGCTGCGGCGTAATCCATCCGTCCGGTGTTCGGCATGA is drawn from Pseudomonadota bacterium and contains these coding sequences:
- a CDS encoding NADH-quinone oxidoreductase subunit J, translated to MAYGILTEIFFYLFLLLIGFGALVAVSSHILIKAVMGLAMAMFGVAGLYLYLNSPFLALMQILIYVGAVCIMIVFGIMVGYTPRQLAEYAIGPENTILAVITVLLTSGVLLFGLARTQWVKAAGAGSGDYSLAFLGKTLVNRFGLAFELISVVLLIAIVGAVAITWNGKRRGLKSD
- a CDS encoding NADH-quinone oxidoreductase subunit I, yielding MNNRGYFGELWFGGKSLLIGLKVTFKAMLQPLVTVQYPRQKCDITPNYRGHIELVVNPDSGICDCIVCGMCARSCPSGCIAVEGEKKDGEKTKTLTVFALDFTKCSLCGSCVEACPKGAIDYSQDYNIAGFSREEFHYDLIARLQRRQQQPHAASAGGN
- the nuoH gene encoding NADH-quinone oxidoreductase subunit NuoH, with the protein product MPPELLRMISAAVLVVAFVFLNAMLLGYMERKVSAHIQRRPGLMEVGPHGVLQLLVDGLKLIGKQLVVPEGAHRFLFRLAPLLSFAPCVLPFAVIPFSRKIQAVSMDVSLIFVLAMTSINVIAILVAGWASNNKYSLFGTFRSVAQAVSYEIPMLLSLLAVVLMTSTFSLQGIIAAQKYYWFILVQPVAFIIYFISGLAETNRAPFDMPEAESELTAGFHTEYSGMGFSFFFLAEYANMFTVCSIATILFLGGWKGIPLPFGDYTGVIWFLLKVYGLLFFMIWIRWTYPRVRFDQLMTFCWKYLIPFSLANLLVTAVVVKLI
- a CDS encoding NADH-quinone oxidoreductase subunit D: MKIAVENNRNRADLVPAQDVPLDNHYYLNMGPQHPSTHGVLRVLLEMDGEYVVEAQPVLGYGHRMQEKMAEHKNWMAFMPNTGRMDYAAALPYNHGFVALFERLCGIEVPARAEYIRVITSELNRIVSHHLWLGAFLLDLGAFTPILYTFDDREQVLDILEDVTGSRLTYCYFRVGGVCRDIDDKFVERTRAFIKRQRERFEVYNKLVTGNIIFIKRAEGVGVISADMAMRYGVTGPVLRGSGIAYDIRKNEPYSIYPQLDFEIPTGTNGDSLDRYMVRLQEIEQSLRIIEQALDQLPKGPCLGKVPKKLKLPNGDGSFAVEAARGELTYYLVSGGGEIPYRLKIRVPSYSNLSVLPELGRGILLADLVTSMGSMDLVIPEIDR
- the nuoK gene encoding NADH-quinone oxidoreductase subunit NuoK → MSGNLHTYLVVAVVLLCLGLYGMMQHRSLIGMLISIELILNGAGLNFMAFNRFLAPDPAVGQIFALFIMGLAAAEAAIAVSLIFAVYRKYKTSDPEQISDLRG